A genomic region of Streptosporangium lutulentum contains the following coding sequences:
- a CDS encoding ABC transporter ATP-binding protein codes for MATHPGGLTTVAPAVRIAELTRSYDDRTILDSLDLEIRAGEFVALLGQSGSGKSTLLRALAGLDGDVAGTGLIDVPGAVSVVFQDSRLLPWLRVHDNVVLGLTGPGAAEHGRESLAEVGLAGRERAWPNQLSGGEQQRVALARSLVREPELLLADEPFGALDALTRIRMHALLRSLCDRHRPAVLLVTHDVDEAIVLADRVLVLDSGRIAAEQLIDVDLPRNSADPRFAEIRAHLLDALGVTGERNRN; via the coding sequence ATGGCGACGCACCCTGGCGGACTGACCACCGTCGCGCCGGCCGTACGGATCGCCGAGCTGACGCGTTCCTACGACGACCGGACCATCCTGGACAGCCTGGACCTCGAGATCCGCGCGGGCGAGTTCGTCGCGCTGCTCGGGCAGAGCGGGTCGGGGAAGAGCACGCTGCTGCGCGCGCTGGCCGGTCTCGACGGGGACGTGGCGGGCACCGGGCTCATCGACGTGCCCGGTGCGGTCTCCGTCGTCTTCCAGGACTCGCGGTTGCTTCCCTGGCTGCGGGTCCACGACAACGTCGTCCTCGGGCTCACCGGGCCCGGCGCGGCGGAACACGGCCGCGAAAGCCTCGCGGAGGTCGGCCTCGCCGGACGCGAGCGGGCGTGGCCGAACCAGCTGTCAGGCGGCGAGCAGCAGCGCGTCGCACTGGCCAGATCCCTGGTCCGAGAGCCCGAACTCCTCCTCGCCGACGAGCCCTTCGGAGCTCTCGACGCCCTCACCCGCATCCGGATGCACGCACTGCTCCGCAGCCTGTGCGACCGGCACCGGCCGGCGGTGCTGCTGGTCACCCACGACGTCGACGAGGCGATCGTGCTCGCCGACCGCGTGCTCGTGCTCGACAGCGGGCGGATCGCGGCCGAACAGCTCATCGACGTCGACCTCCCTCGAAACTCCGCGGACCCCAGGTTCGCCGAGATCCGCGCACACCTGCTGGACGCGCTCGGCGTGACCGGAGAACGGAACCGGAATTGA
- a CDS encoding ABC transporter permease, whose translation MVTTVGVRTTDTPSAPARSSPRARRRLGPGRPIRFRPAVGPLLLLTVWTAGSATGLLDERVLSAPWTVVTTTGELIGNGRLQDNLLTSVRRVALGLGFGVALGTVLALVSGLSRWGEAVIDGPIQIKRAIPALALMPLLILWLGIGEVMKVSTIALGVFVPIYIHTHNGLRGIDSRYVELAETVGLSRRAFIRRVVLPGALPGFLLGMRFAVTTGWLFLVVVEQINSTSGIGYMMELARTYGQTDIIIVGLVLYGLLGLLSDGAVRLIERRALSWRRTLAD comes from the coding sequence ATGGTCACCACCGTCGGCGTCCGGACCACCGACACCCCGTCCGCGCCCGCGCGGTCGTCCCCGCGAGCCCGGCGCAGGCTGGGGCCCGGCCGGCCGATCCGGTTCCGCCCCGCGGTCGGGCCACTCCTGCTGCTCACCGTGTGGACGGCCGGCTCGGCGACGGGTCTGCTGGACGAACGGGTTCTGTCGGCGCCGTGGACCGTGGTGACCACCACCGGCGAGCTGATCGGGAACGGCCGGCTCCAGGACAACCTCCTGACCTCGGTGCGGCGGGTCGCCCTCGGCCTCGGGTTCGGGGTGGCGCTCGGCACCGTCCTGGCACTCGTCTCCGGGCTCAGCCGCTGGGGAGAGGCCGTCATCGACGGGCCCATCCAGATCAAGCGGGCCATCCCGGCGCTGGCCCTGATGCCGCTGCTGATCCTCTGGCTCGGCATCGGCGAGGTCATGAAGGTCTCCACGATCGCCCTCGGCGTCTTCGTCCCCATCTACATCCACACGCACAACGGGCTGCGCGGCATCGACAGCAGATACGTCGAGCTGGCGGAGACGGTCGGGCTCAGCCGGCGCGCGTTCATCCGCCGGGTCGTCCTGCCGGGCGCGCTGCCCGGCTTCCTGCTCGGGATGCGGTTCGCGGTCACGACGGGGTGGCTGTTCCTCGTGGTCGTCGAGCAGATCAACTCCACCAGCGGCATCGGCTACATGATGGAGCTGGCACGCACCTACGGTCAGACCGACATCATCATCGTCGGTCTCGTCCTGTACGGCCTGCTCGGCCTGCTCTCCGACGGCGCGGTCCGCCTCATCGAGAGGAGGGCGCTCTCATGGCGACGCACCCTGGCGGACTGA
- a CDS encoding ABC transporter substrate-binding protein, with protein MSSDSSPRRTIRRSALLVVALLTGLTSLPACAGADKTASALAADAPLPARVPEGTKLIVGDPVVKVALALSGEIDKFSFEIEWANLSGGPQTTEAFRADALDVGAVAEIPSIHATWTGLPVKIVASKLRKDPINHPTYELGIAPGVSVKTLADLRNKKIAYSPGQAQGALMLRVLKKAGLTKNDVTLVELPSTGDVYVTALAGKQVDVAPIGGVNVKRYSAKYGRDGGTTIPHGIRDDPSHLYVRTSTLEDPAKAAAIGEYVRAWARAARWVYEHPEEWIEGYYVKDQGLTPEDGRYLVDQAGEPDIPADWSEVIARHQETVELLAAETGNPVLNAKDLYDLRYESLGASAVNTVKGGA; from the coding sequence ATGTCCTCCGACTCATCCCCCCGCCGAACCATCCGGCGATCCGCCCTCCTCGTCGTCGCGCTGCTCACCGGACTGACCTCGCTGCCCGCGTGCGCCGGCGCCGACAAGACCGCCTCGGCCCTCGCGGCCGACGCGCCGCTGCCCGCCCGGGTGCCCGAGGGCACCAAGCTCATCGTCGGCGATCCCGTCGTCAAGGTGGCGCTCGCCCTCTCCGGCGAGATCGACAAGTTCTCCTTCGAGATCGAGTGGGCCAACCTCAGCGGCGGCCCGCAGACCACCGAGGCCTTCCGCGCCGACGCGCTCGACGTCGGCGCGGTGGCCGAGATCCCGTCGATCCACGCGACCTGGACCGGGCTGCCCGTGAAGATCGTCGCATCCAAGCTCCGCAAGGACCCGATCAACCATCCCACCTACGAGCTGGGAATCGCCCCCGGCGTGAGCGTGAAGACGCTCGCCGACCTGCGGAACAAGAAGATCGCCTACAGTCCGGGCCAGGCCCAGGGCGCGCTCATGCTGCGGGTGCTGAAGAAGGCCGGGCTGACCAAGAACGACGTGACCCTGGTCGAACTGCCCAGCACCGGCGACGTCTACGTCACCGCGCTGGCCGGCAAGCAGGTCGACGTCGCCCCGATCGGCGGCGTCAACGTCAAGCGCTACTCCGCCAAATACGGCAGGGACGGCGGCACCACCATCCCGCACGGCATCCGCGACGATCCCAGCCATCTCTACGTACGGACCTCCACCCTGGAGGACCCGGCGAAGGCGGCGGCCATCGGCGAGTACGTCCGGGCCTGGGCCCGTGCCGCCCGGTGGGTGTACGAGCATCCCGAGGAGTGGATCGAGGGCTACTACGTCAAGGATCAGGGCCTGACCCCCGAGGACGGCCGGTATCTGGTCGACCAGGCCGGTGAGCCGGACATTCCCGCCGACTGGTCGGAGGTCATCGCCCGGCACCAGGAGACCGTCGAACTGCTGGCGGCGGAGACCGGCAACCCGGTGCTCAACGCCAAGGACCTCTACGACCTGCGATACGAGTCTCTCGGCGCGAGCGCCGTGAACACCGTGAAGGGCGGTGCCTAG
- a CDS encoding roadblock/LC7 domain-containing protein, translating to MSEKLSWMLNDVLDVPGARHAILLTADGMLQAHSQGISRDDADKQAAALSGLQSLSRSTAEFCADSPTTWRQTMVEFVDGYVFVIAAGPGAYLAVSSTDEADLEVVTYRMQKLIARLGKELTSPPRRDIGSVA from the coding sequence ATGAGTGAAAAGCTGAGCTGGATGCTCAACGACGTCCTGGACGTGCCCGGGGCGCGCCATGCGATTCTGCTCACCGCCGACGGGATGCTGCAGGCGCACTCCCAGGGCATCAGCCGGGACGACGCTGACAAGCAGGCCGCCGCGCTGTCCGGACTGCAGTCGCTCAGCCGCAGTACGGCGGAGTTCTGCGCGGACTCGCCGACCACGTGGCGGCAGACCATGGTCGAGTTCGTCGACGGATACGTCTTTGTCATCGCCGCCGGCCCGGGGGCCTATCTCGCGGTCTCCAGTACCGATGAAGCGGACCTGGAGGTAGTCACCTACCGAATGCAGAAACTCATCGCACGACTTGGTAAGGAGCTGACCAGTCCGCCCCGGCGAGACATCGGCAGTGTTGCATGA
- a CDS encoding ATP-binding protein, producing MAVRQWQITAALRNRNALLTTSLRIRDEEIRHLAGARLPALVESLHQNVVAVPGPLYEQLMGSEYGNNLESVVDQFTQSLNTVQARAGQSVRAALMAAMRALQGLASEQQLSISAMQDRHDHPQVLQDLLEIDHANAQFGRRAQVIAVLCGAWPGRQRAASTVEDVVRGATSRIRDYRRVRVHAQIDTAVIGRVVEPVVLAVAELLDNAARHSQPNTSVEVNIHAMHNGAVIVVDDGGVGMHDQETRQATSLLSGEKAVDVTRLGDPPQFGFLVIGVLAKRYGFRVSVDSHSPYGGVRAVVFLPNSLLTGADVRDAPAVPVVSAVPVVPTGPVGPVVPAMSPGPFVSDAPEAPPADGTLPQRRRREPVAEARPAVEEPAPSAVWDRPAREAAAVMGAFQRGTRSGRESVRSDHRPGREPVQSVQSDHRSGRESVQPDHEGNPEHE from the coding sequence TTGGCGGTACGTCAGTGGCAGATCACCGCGGCCCTGCGTAACCGGAACGCCCTGCTGACGACCAGCCTGCGCATCCGGGACGAGGAGATCCGGCACCTGGCCGGTGCGCGCCTTCCCGCGCTGGTGGAGTCCTTGCACCAGAACGTCGTCGCGGTACCGGGGCCGCTGTACGAGCAGCTGATGGGATCGGAGTACGGCAACAATCTCGAGTCGGTGGTCGATCAGTTCACCCAGAGCCTGAACACGGTCCAGGCTCGCGCGGGCCAGTCGGTGCGGGCCGCCCTGATGGCCGCGATGCGCGCGCTCCAGGGCCTGGCCAGTGAGCAGCAGCTGTCCATCTCGGCGATGCAGGACCGGCACGACCATCCCCAGGTGCTCCAGGATCTGCTGGAGATCGACCACGCGAACGCGCAGTTCGGCAGGCGTGCCCAGGTCATCGCGGTCCTGTGCGGGGCCTGGCCGGGACGGCAGCGGGCCGCCTCCACGGTGGAGGACGTGGTGCGCGGCGCGACGTCGAGGATTCGCGACTACCGGCGGGTCCGGGTCCACGCGCAGATCGACACCGCCGTCATCGGCAGGGTGGTCGAGCCGGTGGTTCTCGCCGTCGCGGAACTGCTGGACAACGCCGCGCGCCACTCACAACCCAACACGTCGGTGGAGGTGAACATCCATGCGATGCACAACGGGGCCGTCATCGTCGTCGACGACGGCGGCGTCGGCATGCACGACCAGGAGACGCGACAGGCGACCTCGCTCCTGTCCGGCGAGAAGGCCGTGGACGTCACCAGGCTCGGCGACCCCCCTCAGTTCGGATTCCTCGTCATCGGCGTGCTCGCCAAGCGCTACGGGTTTCGTGTCTCGGTGGACTCGCACTCTCCCTACGGGGGCGTGCGTGCCGTGGTGTTCCTGCCCAACTCGCTGCTCACCGGTGCCGACGTGAGAGATGCGCCCGCCGTGCCCGTCGTGTCCGCCGTACCCGTCGTGCCCACCGGACCTGTCGGACCTGTCGTGCCCGCCATGTCGCCGGGGCCGTTCGTGTCCGACGCCCCTGAGGCGCCACCGGCGGACGGCACGCTGCCGCAGCGCCGCCGCCGGGAGCCGGTCGCCGAGGCGCGGCCGGCGGTCGAAGAGCCCGCGCCGAGTGCCGTCTGGGACCGTCCGGCGCGGGAGGCCGCCGCTGTCATGGGCGCCTTCCAGCGCGGCACCCGATCCGGTCGTGAGTCCGTCAGGTCCGACCACCGGCCCGGCCGTGAACCCGTCCAGTCCGTCCAGTCCGACCACCGATCCGGCCGTGAGTCCGTCCAGCCCGACCACGAAGGGAATCCCGAGCATGAGTGA
- a CDS encoding DUF742 domain-containing protein encodes MRPPRRDNGLVRPYVMTEGRAFPTRNTFDLVTLVMAANDLPLSGMGPEKRRLMTLCRGGSLSVAEVAAHLVLPVSVTKVLLGDLVDSGHIITRAPAPPAERPDIKLLQEVLDGLRALA; translated from the coding sequence ATGAGACCCCCCAGACGCGACAACGGGCTGGTCCGGCCGTATGTGATGACCGAGGGACGAGCCTTCCCGACCCGCAACACGTTCGACCTCGTGACCCTGGTGATGGCCGCCAACGACCTGCCGCTGAGCGGCATGGGGCCGGAGAAGCGGCGGCTCATGACGCTGTGCCGGGGAGGCTCGCTGTCGGTCGCCGAGGTCGCCGCGCACCTCGTGCTGCCCGTCAGCGTCACCAAGGTCCTGCTGGGAGATCTCGTGGACAGCGGCCACATCATCACCCGCGCCCCCGCTCCGCCGGCCGAACGTCCCGATATCAAGCTCCTTCAGGAGGTGCTCGATGGACTCCGCGCCCTGGCGTGA
- a CDS encoding sigma-70 family RNA polymerase sigma factor, which produces MSEISSRTAGTTAEQADLISARDGDDTAFTRLVEPLRRELHAHCYRMLGSVHDADDALQDALLRAWRGLARFEGRSSLRSWLYAVATRTCLDTVGARGRRALPVDLGPSSDRAVVGDPPLTDVAWLGPYPDAGLAGGPADPHARYEQREAVELAFVAALQHLPGNQRAALLLFEVLGFSAAEIAAAMDTSVASVNSALQRARVIVTERIPSPTQQQTLRRIDDARVREIVAGYSSALERGDADALVALLTEDVTWSMPPLAHWYHGIEAVTDFAARIPLTGCGNWRHLPTGANGQAAVGSYLWNDDAGTHLGWSINVLTLRGERISEITSFLDPGLLVSFGLPASLP; this is translated from the coding sequence GTGAGCGAAATCTCTTCGCGGACCGCGGGAACGACGGCGGAGCAGGCCGACCTGATCAGTGCGCGGGACGGGGACGATACGGCGTTCACCCGCCTGGTGGAGCCGTTGCGCCGGGAGTTGCACGCCCACTGCTATCGCATGCTCGGCTCCGTTCACGACGCCGACGACGCCCTGCAGGACGCCCTGCTGCGGGCGTGGCGGGGGCTCGCGCGTTTCGAAGGCCGTAGCTCACTGCGCTCGTGGCTCTACGCCGTGGCCACCCGCACCTGCCTGGACACCGTCGGTGCCCGTGGCAGGCGGGCCCTGCCCGTCGACCTCGGCCCGTCCAGCGACCGTGCCGTGGTCGGCGACCCCCCGCTGACCGACGTCGCCTGGCTGGGCCCCTACCCCGACGCCGGTCTCGCCGGCGGCCCGGCCGACCCGCACGCGCGCTACGAGCAACGCGAAGCCGTCGAGCTCGCCTTCGTCGCCGCCCTGCAACATCTGCCGGGCAACCAGCGGGCGGCGCTGCTGCTGTTCGAGGTCCTCGGTTTCTCCGCCGCCGAGATCGCCGCCGCGATGGACACCTCGGTCGCATCGGTGAACTCCGCCCTGCAACGGGCCCGCGTGATCGTGACCGAGAGGATCCCCTCCCCCACCCAGCAGCAGACGCTGCGCCGGATCGACGACGCCCGGGTGCGGGAGATCGTCGCCGGCTACTCCTCCGCGCTGGAACGCGGCGACGCCGACGCCCTGGTCGCGCTGCTCACCGAGGACGTCACCTGGTCGATGCCGCCGCTGGCGCACTGGTACCACGGCATCGAGGCCGTCACCGACTTCGCCGCACGAATCCCGCTGACCGGATGCGGGAACTGGCGGCACCTCCCGACCGGCGCGAACGGCCAGGCGGCGGTGGGTTCGTACCTCTGGAACGACGACGCGGGCACGCACCTCGGATGGTCGATCAACGTGCTGACCCTGCGCGGCGAGCGAATCTCCGAGATCACCTCGTTCCTCGACCCCGGCCTCCTCGTGTCCTTCGGACTGCCCGCCTCACTGCCCTGA
- a CDS encoding ATP-binding protein, with protein MSELVSRRVTGHAEEFLDAFRVVIVNGPRQSGKTTLLQQLNEGRDGTYLTLDDGPLRSAAQADPAAFIADGPRPMMIDEIQRGGDDLILAIKAAVDRQAERGQFVLAGSTRFLSTPSLSESLAGRAGILEVWPFAQEELAGTGESFLVTAFNEPEALRSSSLSDYGRRDYFELVCRGFYPEAVTMRSEFTRDRWYRTYVQSVIDTDIREMARVDEPSSLRQLLNLAAASTGQEPNMVKIGSDLQLHRSTVNRYIGLLETVFLIRQIPAWSRNLVARSVRRPKLHVTDTGLAAHLIGVDADGLAARVSPARGPLIESFIVNEIAKQATWVPFRVGLHHWRISQGAEVDLVLERNNGRIVGVEAKATDSVNQDDFKGLIALRDSLGEDFVHGFVFYTGVRSLSFGDRLTALPLSALWDR; from the coding sequence ATGTCCGAGTTGGTTTCACGTCGTGTAACCGGTCACGCCGAGGAATTCCTCGATGCCTTCAGGGTGGTGATCGTCAACGGACCGCGGCAGTCGGGCAAGACAACTTTGCTTCAGCAGCTGAACGAAGGAAGAGACGGCACCTACCTCACGTTGGACGACGGTCCGTTGAGATCGGCGGCGCAGGCCGATCCTGCCGCCTTCATCGCCGACGGACCACGTCCGATGATGATCGACGAGATTCAGCGTGGGGGAGACGATCTGATCTTGGCGATCAAAGCGGCGGTCGACCGGCAGGCCGAACGAGGACAGTTCGTCCTGGCGGGTTCCACGAGGTTTCTGTCCACGCCGTCGTTGAGTGAGTCGCTTGCCGGGCGCGCGGGAATCCTTGAGGTCTGGCCCTTCGCCCAGGAGGAGCTTGCCGGAACGGGCGAATCCTTTCTCGTGACAGCCTTCAACGAGCCCGAAGCGTTGCGCTCCTCATCGCTCAGTGACTACGGCCGCAGGGACTACTTCGAACTGGTCTGCCGAGGCTTCTATCCGGAGGCGGTGACGATGAGGTCGGAGTTCACCCGCGACAGGTGGTATCGGACCTATGTTCAGTCGGTCATCGACACCGACATCAGGGAGATGGCGAGGGTTGATGAGCCGAGCAGTCTCCGGCAACTGCTCAACCTCGCCGCGGCGAGTACGGGGCAAGAGCCGAACATGGTCAAGATCGGTAGTGATCTTCAGCTCCATCGGAGTACGGTCAACCGCTACATAGGCCTTTTGGAGACCGTCTTCCTGATCCGGCAGATTCCGGCGTGGTCCCGGAACCTTGTGGCCCGATCGGTTCGCCGACCCAAGCTCCATGTCACCGATACCGGCCTCGCAGCTCATCTGATCGGTGTTGACGCGGACGGTCTGGCTGCCAGGGTCTCGCCCGCACGAGGCCCTCTCATCGAGTCGTTCATCGTCAATGAGATCGCGAAGCAGGCGACATGGGTGCCGTTCAGAGTCGGACTCCATCACTGGAGGATCAGCCAGGGTGCTGAGGTCGATCTCGTCCTTGAACGAAACAACGGACGGATTGTCGGTGTGGAGGCCAAAGCCACCGACTCTGTCAACCAGGACGATTTCAAGGGCCTCATAGCTCTACGTGACAGTCTGGGCGAGGACTTCGTTCACGGGTTCGTTTTCTACACCGGTGTACGGTCGCTGTCGTTCGGAGATCGGCTGACAGCGTTGCCCCTCAGCGCTCTCTGGGACAGGTAG
- a CDS encoding LLM class flavin-dependent oxidoreductase, with protein sequence MSLTPRLLNLNLFIYPGGHHEAAWRYHESAPDRLLDLTYYQELARRAEAAKFDAIFLADGPSLPDNIRYASRFRLEPFTWLSGLAAATERIGLIATASTTYLEPYNLARLFASLDHLSRGRAGWNIVTTGAPQAARNFGLDEHPPHAERYARAREYLDVVTKLWDSWEDDALLIDQGGGVFADTERIHPVDHSGRLLRVQGPLNIPRSPQGRPVYVQAGSSQDGRSFAARYAEAVFTAHQTTGNAREFYSDIKARVKAEGRDPDQLKVLPGISPFIGSTEAEARRLHDEFNELTQPEYSLRQLRQMLGVDLSGHDLDAPFPRDLVPADGEREVNSRFQVVLDIVDRERPTIRELLHRLAGARGHWVTVGTPEQIADRIEEWFVGGAADGFNVMPPYLTGGFDTFVEHVVPILRARGLFRTEYTGTTLRDHFGLPRPTSQYGPKALV encoded by the coding sequence TTGAGCCTCACACCACGACTGCTGAACCTGAACCTCTTCATCTACCCCGGCGGTCACCACGAAGCGGCCTGGCGGTATCACGAATCAGCGCCCGACCGCCTCCTCGACCTCACCTACTACCAGGAGCTCGCCCGGCGGGCGGAGGCGGCGAAGTTCGACGCGATCTTCCTGGCCGACGGGCCGTCGCTGCCGGACAACATCCGCTACGCGAGCCGGTTCCGGCTCGAACCGTTCACCTGGCTGTCCGGTCTGGCGGCCGCGACCGAGCGGATCGGCCTGATCGCGACCGCCTCGACGACGTACCTCGAGCCGTACAACCTGGCGCGGCTGTTCGCCTCGCTGGACCATCTGAGCCGGGGTCGCGCGGGCTGGAACATCGTGACCACCGGCGCGCCGCAGGCGGCCAGGAACTTCGGGCTCGACGAGCACCCGCCGCACGCCGAACGCTACGCCCGCGCCCGCGAATACCTGGACGTGGTGACGAAGCTCTGGGACAGCTGGGAAGACGACGCGCTGCTGATCGACCAGGGCGGCGGCGTCTTCGCCGACACCGAACGGATCCACCCCGTCGACCACTCCGGGAGGCTGCTGCGCGTCCAGGGGCCGCTCAACATCCCGCGCAGCCCGCAGGGGCGGCCGGTGTACGTCCAGGCCGGATCGTCCCAGGACGGCCGTTCCTTCGCGGCCCGGTACGCCGAGGCGGTCTTCACCGCCCACCAGACCACAGGCAACGCCCGCGAGTTCTACTCCGACATCAAGGCGCGGGTCAAGGCGGAGGGACGCGATCCCGACCAGCTCAAGGTGCTCCCCGGCATCAGCCCGTTCATCGGCTCCACCGAGGCGGAGGCGCGCCGTCTGCACGACGAGTTCAACGAGCTCACCCAGCCCGAGTACTCGCTGCGGCAGCTACGCCAGATGCTCGGCGTCGACCTGTCCGGCCACGATCTCGACGCGCCGTTCCCCAGGGACCTGGTGCCCGCCGACGGCGAGCGGGAGGTCAACAGCCGCTTCCAGGTCGTCCTCGACATCGTCGATCGCGAACGACCGACGATCCGCGAGCTCCTGCACCGGCTCGCCGGCGCCCGTGGCCACTGGGTGACCGTGGGCACCCCGGAACAGATCGCCGATCGGATCGAGGAATGGTTCGTCGGCGGCGCCGCGGACGGGTTCAACGTCATGCCGCCCTACCTGACCGGCGGGTTCGACACGTTCGTCGAGCACGTGGTGCCCATCCTTCGAGCACGCGGCCTGTTCCGCACGGAGTACACCGGGACGACCCTCCGTGATCACTTCGGCCTGCCGCGGCCCACCAGCCAGTACGGTCCCAAGGCGCTCGTCTGA
- a CDS encoding putative leader peptide — protein sequence MSQGSQTGQGIRLTRRAHIDLCRVASAQCRRPS from the coding sequence ATGAGCCAGGGGAGCCAGACAGGCCAGGGCATACGCCTGACCCGGCGAGCGCACATCGACCTCTGCCGCGTCGCCAGCGCCCAATGTCGCCGTCCTTCCTAG
- a CDS encoding CPBP family intramembrane glutamic endopeptidase, with product MSFPTVVPHLLAGFGPMIGAIVIRARRARLRQPVPAHTVRLRLSMRLFWVPPLLVTASATVLVAALLAHLLGGPMVSLTSAQSLISTVGGPVPFLISMLVAGPLSEEPGWRGTAYPRLRASLSRLQAGLLLGVVWAVWHLPLFFIPGTIQAGFGLFSWSGLLFTLSVVPMALLTGYAYERAGVVAAIAVHFGFNTTMALLGVSSPITLAVVVAVQIVVATTLLAWRRDRKTDLPVQADAHQVVPDSSPRVGQTRG from the coding sequence ATGAGTTTCCCCACCGTCGTTCCCCATCTGCTCGCCGGCTTCGGCCCGATGATCGGCGCGATCGTGATCCGAGCGCGCCGCGCCCGCCTCCGCCAGCCCGTCCCCGCTCACACGGTGAGACTCCGGCTGAGCATGCGGCTGTTCTGGGTGCCGCCCCTGCTGGTGACGGCGTCGGCGACCGTGCTGGTGGCCGCGCTGCTCGCACACCTCCTGGGTGGTCCCATGGTGAGCCTGACCTCGGCGCAGAGCCTGATCTCGACCGTCGGCGGACCTGTGCCGTTCCTCATCAGCATGCTGGTCGCCGGCCCGCTGTCCGAGGAGCCCGGTTGGCGTGGCACGGCATATCCACGCCTTCGCGCGTCGTTGAGCCGCCTTCAGGCCGGCCTGCTGCTGGGTGTCGTCTGGGCGGTATGGCATCTGCCGCTGTTCTTCATCCCCGGGACCATCCAGGCCGGATTCGGGCTGTTCAGCTGGAGTGGGCTGCTGTTCACGCTCAGCGTCGTCCCGATGGCGCTGCTGACCGGTTACGCCTACGAGCGTGCCGGGGTCGTGGCGGCGATCGCGGTTCACTTCGGCTTCAACACGACAATGGCCCTGTTGGGCGTCAGTTCGCCCATCACGCTGGCGGTCGTCGTGGCGGTGCAGATCGTTGTCGCGACCACGCTGCTCGCCTGGCGGCGCGATCGCAAGACGGACCTGCCGGTTCAGGCGGACGCTCACCAGGTTGTCCCCGACTCGTCGCCTCGGGTCGGTCAGACCCGAGGTTGA
- a CDS encoding GTP-binding protein codes for MDSAPWRDDAVYLPDTVRSAVKILIVGHFAVGKTTMVGTLSEITPLSTEETMTQAGATVDDLAGVEGKSTTTVAMDFGRITLNAHLVLYLFGAPGQKRFQQLWRDMAYGALGALVLADTRRLDRSFPVMDMLEEYGLPYAVAVNHFDDAPTFGESELRGALDLLDETPLVMCDARDRPSALAALIALVQYLQTRTHQQERV; via the coding sequence ATGGACTCCGCGCCCTGGCGTGACGACGCCGTCTATCTGCCCGACACGGTGCGGTCCGCGGTGAAGATCTTGATCGTGGGCCACTTCGCCGTCGGGAAGACCACCATGGTCGGCACCCTGTCGGAGATCACCCCTCTGAGCACCGAGGAGACCATGACCCAGGCCGGGGCCACCGTCGACGACCTGGCCGGGGTCGAAGGCAAGAGCACGACCACCGTCGCGATGGACTTCGGCCGCATCACCCTCAACGCTCACCTGGTGCTGTACCTGTTCGGGGCACCCGGGCAGAAACGCTTCCAGCAGTTGTGGCGGGACATGGCGTACGGAGCCCTCGGCGCGCTGGTGCTGGCCGACACCCGCCGCCTCGACCGTTCCTTCCCCGTCATGGACATGCTGGAGGAGTACGGCCTGCCCTACGCGGTGGCCGTCAACCACTTCGACGACGCGCCCACGTTCGGCGAGAGCGAGCTGCGGGGCGCTCTCGACCTGCTCGACGAGACACCTCTGGTCATGTGCGACGCCCGCGACCGGCCGTCGGCCCTCGCCGCGCTGATCGCCCTCGTCCAGTACCTCCAGACCCGCACCCATCAACAGGAGCGTGTGTGA